One window of the Carassius auratus strain Wakin chromosome 20, ASM336829v1, whole genome shotgun sequence genome contains the following:
- the LOC113121089 gene encoding insulin-like growth factor-binding protein 1 yields the protein MNRLLLNFFWVAAFSALLSAPGLRASPVVGQEPIRCVPCSPERLAECPAVDAGCEEVLREPGCGCCLACALKRGDSCGIYTAPCGSGLRCLPKPGEARPLHALTRGQAVCTDNPEPDQNQSDNTPDQPESHNGPTAVNEGGSAVFVPGHGKPFDPRVIAAKESMKAKINAIRNKLIQQGPCHIDLQTALDKITKSQQKLGDKMTRFYLPNCDKHGRYKVKQCESSLDGQRGKCWCVSSWNGKKIPGSSDLPADAECPEELNH from the exons ATGAACAGACTGCTTCTGAACTTTTTCTGGGTGGCAGCATTCAGCGCACTCCTGTCAGCGCCGGGGCTCCGGGCTTCTCCAGTGGTTGGGCAGGAACCGATCCGCTGCGTCCCGTGCTCCCCGGAGCGGCTGGCCGAGTGTCCAGCGGTGGATGCCGGCTGTGAGGAGGTGCTTCGAGAGCCGGGCTGCGGCTGCTGCCTCGCCTGTGCGTTGAAGAGAGGTGACTCGTGCGGGATCTACACTGCGCCCTGCGGCTCGGGGCTCCGTTGCTTGCCCAAACCTGGAGAAGCCCGGCCCCTGCACGCGCTCACCCGAGGACAGGCGGTGTGCACCGATAACCCCGAGCCTGATCAGAACCAAAGCGACAACACGCCAG ATCAGCCGGAGTCACACAACGGGCCAACCGCAGTGAATGAAGGCGGCTCAGCGGTGTTCGTGCCCGGCCACGGCAAGCCCTTCGACCCGAGGGTCATCGCTGCTAAAGAGAGCATGAAGGCCAAAATCAACGCAATACGCAATAAACTCATACAACAG GGTCCTTGTCATATTGACCTGCAGACAGCCCTTGACAAGATCACTAAATCACAGCAGAAACTGGGAGACAAAATGACCAGATTCTACCTTCCAAATTGTGACAAACACGGTCGCTACAAAGTCAAGCAG TGTGAATCATCTCTGGATGGTCAGAGGGGGAAGTGTTGGTGTGTGTCATCCTGGAACGGGAAGAAGATTCCTGGATCAAGTGACCTGCCAGCAGATGCCGAGTGTCCCGAGGAACTCAACCACTaa